The proteins below are encoded in one region of Flammeovirga kamogawensis:
- a CDS encoding cytochrome c biogenesis protein CcdA has translation MTLTNIIRPLMAGILHSFEPDHVTAVSVLATENAIKKEKASVKNVIKASQWALGHSVTLLLLGGIALLFKSTAEIFVKDISYWAEICVGPIMIWLGVVSIRRNHKLKEMMQDHKKIEEHDHLDSNLIHLHGKQGEEIAMNPMNKSFWVGMLHGLAGTGGALTSALILSSATVMDAVIILLIESIGIIIAMGVYSYALLSVLSRFIEKNLSIFKWMNGIAGLLSILLGFYWIYNSIV, from the coding sequence ATGACACTCACAAACATCATCAGACCTTTAATGGCAGGGATCCTCCATTCTTTTGAACCTGACCATGTTACAGCAGTTTCTGTTTTAGCTACAGAAAACGCCATCAAAAAAGAAAAAGCATCGGTTAAAAATGTTATTAAGGCATCTCAATGGGCATTAGGACATTCTGTAACATTGCTATTATTAGGTGGCATTGCCTTATTATTTAAAAGTACTGCAGAAATTTTTGTGAAAGATATTTCCTATTGGGCAGAAATCTGCGTCGGACCAATTATGATTTGGTTAGGTGTAGTTTCTATTAGACGAAACCATAAGCTAAAGGAAATGATGCAAGATCATAAAAAAATAGAAGAGCATGATCACCTCGATAGTAATTTAATTCACCTACATGGAAAGCAAGGCGAGGAGATTGCCATGAACCCTATGAACAAATCTTTTTGGGTAGGAATGCTACATGGCTTAGCCGGTACAGGTGGTGCGTTAACATCAGCATTAATTTTAAGTTCAGCTACTGTTATGGATGCTGTAATAATCCTACTAATAGAATCAATAGGTATTATTATAGCCATGGGTGTTTATAGTTATGCATTACTATCTGTTTTAAGCCGATTTATAGAAAAAAATCTATCCATTTTTAAGTGGATGAATGGTATTGCAGGGCTTCTCTCTATTCTGCTAGGTTTTTATTGGATTTACAACTCAATTGTTTGA
- the cbiD gene encoding cobalt-precorrin-5B (C(1))-methyltransferase CbiD has product MGLKKVPEGKLREGFTTGTSATAAAKAGLLSIVLQQKQEHVPVHLPIDKVLNIAIHSCEFTAQTAKCSVLKDAGDDPDVTNGAEIGCKIQFTKEQEITFLAGEGVGTVTLPGLQLNVGEPAINPVPRQMIRNALQKILHDYDLEVGIAVTVFVINGKKLAKKTLNERVGIMNGLSILGTSGIVKPYSASSYIASIEQGVDVAVANGITELVINSGARSEKYLKQLFPALTEQSFIHYGNWIGDTLRKINTSPIKKVTMGIMLGKAVKLAQGQTDTHSCVSSWDKEFIGNIALQSGYSQNQKDHILQLNMASRLVEVIPFQEDETFYQALLLKCYLEIRTLFKHTTFHLFLIGKDGDYIQLKHI; this is encoded by the coding sequence ATGGGGTTAAAAAAAGTTCCAGAAGGTAAATTGAGGGAAGGTTTTACAACTGGTACTTCTGCTACAGCGGCTGCTAAAGCTGGTTTACTATCAATTGTTTTACAACAAAAACAAGAGCATGTACCCGTACATTTACCCATTGATAAAGTACTCAACATTGCTATTCACAGCTGTGAGTTTACTGCTCAAACAGCAAAATGTAGTGTTTTAAAAGATGCTGGAGATGATCCCGATGTAACCAATGGCGCTGAGATTGGCTGTAAAATTCAATTTACAAAAGAACAAGAAATAACTTTTTTAGCTGGTGAAGGTGTAGGTACCGTTACGCTACCAGGTTTACAACTAAATGTAGGTGAACCTGCTATAAACCCTGTGCCAAGACAAATGATTCGAAATGCACTTCAGAAGATACTGCATGATTACGATCTAGAAGTAGGAATTGCAGTTACTGTATTTGTTATTAATGGCAAAAAACTGGCAAAGAAAACACTCAACGAGAGAGTGGGCATTATGAATGGTCTCTCCATTTTAGGAACTAGTGGGATTGTAAAACCTTATTCAGCTTCTTCTTATATAGCAAGTATTGAGCAAGGTGTAGATGTTGCTGTTGCCAATGGAATTACAGAATTAGTAATTAATTCGGGGGCAAGAAGCGAGAAATATTTAAAGCAATTATTTCCTGCTTTAACAGAACAATCTTTTATACATTATGGAAATTGGATTGGAGACACATTACGAAAAATCAATACATCGCCCATAAAAAAAGTAACAATGGGCATTATGTTGGGCAAGGCTGTAAAATTAGCTCAAGGACAAACCGACACGCACAGTTGTGTTTCTAGTTGGGACAAAGAGTTTATAGGAAATATTGCACTTCAAAGCGGCTATTCACAAAATCAAAAAGACCATATTCTTCAATTAAATATGGCCAGTAGATTGGTAGAAGTTATCCCATTTCAAGAAGATGAAACTTTTTATCAAGCATTGCTTTTAAAATGCTATTTAGAAATCAGAACATTATTTAAACACACAACTTTCCATCTTTTCTTAATTGGGAAAGATGGTGATTACATTCAACTTAAACATATATGA
- the cobM gene encoding precorrin-4 C(11)-methyltransferase, giving the protein MKKITIIATTDKGIGIALTLHKEFPKSLIVTTRKTTNESVSVVASINDYLSKNYHKIDGICFVSALGICVRLIAPFMENKKTDPAIICVDDHGKNIQSVLSGHIGGGNDFTQKVAQIVGGNAIISTSSDLQDIWALDTLSTTFNWATTSNQPLNKIISLFVNNQPTALLLDIKDKGTAYLEKHLPNFITVYYDEKEIDYSKYQLLIAVTYKVYNTSIPHLLYHPKTLALGTGCSKTLDFPLFEERIKQELLKHNIAFEAIKEIGSVDIKAEQSAYLALSKKYNIPFITFTREEIDQVEVPNPSEMVQSKIGVDGVSESTALLLSKQEEVLVEKQKIHLENNDKFTFSVALKKEFERKAAIAIIGAGPGDEELITVKGKQYLEQADCVLYAGSLVPEEMINWCKEGAIVRNSAMMTLEEQVALMTEHYKKGNFVVRLHSGDPSLYGAIQEQMTIFDELKMDYFIVPGISAFSAAAAVLRSEFTIPEVVQSIVLTRGEGKTPMPPKESISAFAKTNATMCLFLSAGIASKVQYQLLEHFDPETPVAVLYRLTWKDEEIYEGKLSDLAKIVKDSKKTRTVLIVVGKAIGARKNRSQLYSPDWQHIFRTNKKFVVKEA; this is encoded by the coding sequence ATGAAGAAGATAACTATAATTGCTACAACAGATAAAGGCATTGGCATTGCACTTACATTGCATAAAGAATTCCCTAAATCTTTAATTGTTACTACTAGAAAAACAACAAATGAGTCTGTATCAGTAGTTGCTTCAATTAACGATTATCTCTCAAAAAACTACCATAAAATAGACGGTATTTGTTTTGTGAGTGCTTTAGGTATCTGTGTTCGTTTAATTGCTCCTTTTATGGAGAATAAAAAAACTGACCCTGCCATTATTTGTGTAGATGACCATGGAAAAAATATACAATCTGTTTTATCTGGGCATATTGGTGGAGGTAATGATTTCACTCAAAAAGTTGCTCAAATAGTTGGTGGTAATGCAATTATTAGCACATCAAGTGATTTACAAGATATTTGGGCATTAGATACACTAAGTACAACATTTAATTGGGCTACAACTTCTAATCAACCCTTGAATAAAATTATTAGCCTTTTTGTAAATAACCAACCTACAGCTCTTCTTTTAGATATAAAAGATAAAGGCACTGCTTATTTAGAAAAGCATCTCCCCAATTTTATCACAGTTTATTATGATGAAAAGGAGATTGATTATTCAAAATATCAATTACTAATTGCAGTTACATATAAAGTCTACAACACATCAATTCCACATCTTTTATATCACCCTAAAACATTAGCACTAGGAACTGGGTGTTCTAAAACTTTGGATTTTCCATTATTTGAAGAAAGAATAAAGCAAGAACTTTTAAAGCATAACATCGCATTTGAGGCCATTAAAGAAATTGGTTCAGTAGATATTAAAGCAGAACAGTCGGCATATTTAGCATTAAGTAAAAAATATAATATTCCATTTATCACTTTTACAAGAGAAGAAATTGATCAAGTTGAAGTACCTAACCCGAGTGAGATGGTACAATCTAAAATTGGGGTTGATGGTGTTTCAGAGTCTACTGCATTATTGCTTTCAAAACAGGAAGAAGTACTTGTAGAAAAGCAAAAGATTCATTTAGAAAACAATGATAAGTTTACATTTTCTGTAGCTCTGAAAAAGGAGTTTGAGCGTAAAGCAGCTATTGCAATTATTGGTGCTGGTCCGGGAGATGAAGAGCTAATTACAGTAAAAGGAAAGCAATATTTAGAGCAAGCGGATTGTGTGCTTTATGCAGGTAGTTTGGTGCCTGAAGAAATGATTAACTGGTGCAAAGAGGGAGCTATTGTTAGAAATTCGGCCATGATGACGCTTGAAGAACAAGTTGCCTTAATGACTGAACATTACAAAAAAGGAAACTTTGTAGTAAGGTTACACTCTGGAGATCCGTCTCTCTACGGTGCTATACAAGAGCAGATGACCATTTTTGATGAGTTGAAAATGGATTATTTTATTGTTCCGGGTATCTCTGCATTTAGTGCTGCTGCCGCTGTTTTAAGATCAGAATTTACTATTCCAGAAGTTGTACAATCTATTGTATTAACAAGAGGTGAGGGCAAAACACCAATGCCTCCAAAAGAGAGTATTTCTGCTTTTGCAAAAACAAATGCTACGATGTGTTTATTCTTAAGTGCTGGTATTGCTTCTAAAGTTCAATACCAATTATTAGAACATTTTGACCCTGAAACACCAGTTGCTGTACTCTACAGATTAACATGGAAAGATGAAGAAATCTATGAAGGGAAACTTTCTGATTTAGCCAAAATTGTAAAAGACAGCAAGAAGACTAGAACTGTATTAATTGTAGTAGGCAAAGCCATTGGAGCACGTAAAAATAGATCGCAATTATACAGCCCTGATTGGCAACACATTTTTAGAACAAATAAAAAGTTTGTCGTTAAAGAAGCTTAG
- the cobK gene encoding precorrin-6A reductase has translation MVLIFGGTTEGKKVIHFFERKKIAYIYSTKTKVEFTETPYSTYRYGALDPAQIAAFIIENNITTIINASHPFATELHDSLDKVCIHFNIPVIRLARKKLIIPKHPLIHYVRSYNKAKELLFGKFNGKKLLGLTGVQTIHIFEEWWKTNPAVFRILPRETSKEIANKAGFPKEQLILSMPSSDSNHEIALLKERNIEVVITKESGNSGFLMTKIDAALHCNIPILIVREPVIPSSFTTIYSVEELDKLMPKIWG, from the coding sequence ATGGTTTTAATATTTGGAGGTACTACGGAAGGCAAAAAGGTTATTCACTTTTTTGAGAGAAAGAAAATAGCCTACATTTATTCTACAAAAACAAAAGTAGAATTTACAGAAACACCTTATTCTACATATAGATATGGAGCATTAGATCCTGCACAAATTGCAGCATTTATAATAGAGAATAATATCACTACAATTATAAATGCCTCTCATCCATTTGCTACAGAATTGCACGATTCTTTAGACAAGGTGTGTATACATTTTAATATTCCTGTTATTCGTTTAGCAAGAAAAAAACTTATCATTCCAAAGCATCCGTTAATTCATTATGTGAGAAGCTATAATAAGGCAAAAGAATTACTGTTCGGAAAATTTAATGGTAAGAAGCTTTTAGGCCTTACGGGGGTTCAAACAATACATATTTTTGAAGAATGGTGGAAAACAAACCCTGCTGTATTTAGAATATTACCAAGAGAAACCTCTAAAGAAATAGCCAATAAAGCTGGCTTTCCAAAAGAACAACTTATACTCTCCATGCCATCAAGTGATTCAAACCATGAGATTGCATTACTTAAAGAAAGAAATATTGAAGTAGTTATAACAAAAGAAAGTGGTAATAGCGGGTTCTTAATGACAAAAATTGATGCAGCTCTACATTGCAACATCCCTATACTTATTGTGCGTGAACCTGTGATACCTAGTTCGTTCACTACTATTTATTCTGTGGAAGAACTAGATAAATTAATGCCAAAAATATGGGGTTAA